Proteins encoded by one window of Pristiophorus japonicus isolate sPriJap1 chromosome 17, sPriJap1.hap1, whole genome shotgun sequence:
- the LOC139228169 gene encoding cortexin domain-containing 1 protein: MENATPEPVYVDVDKGLTLACLVFLCLFLIVMIIRCAKVIMDPYSAIPTSTWEEQHLDD; this comes from the coding sequence ATGGAGAATGCGACCCCTGAACCAGTGTATGTTGATGTGGACAAAGGATTGACGTTAGCCTGCTTGGTCTTCCTGTGCCTCTTCCTGATTGTGATGATTATCCGTTGTGCGAAGGTGATAATGGACCCATACAGTGCCATCCCCACATCCACCTGGGAGGAGCAGCACCTGGATGATTGA